The following is a genomic window from Candidatus Zixiibacteriota bacterium.
TCGCTATGCATCCAGTAATTGACAAAACGTTTTCCTGTGGCCCCTTCCGATTGGGCGATTTCGTTTTCATGATGAGGGAAAATGTTATCTACCCCGCCGGTGTGAATATCAAAGGATTCTCCGAGATATTTCATGGACATAACCGAACATTCCAGATGCCAGCCCGGCCGTCCTTTTCCCAGTTCTGTCTCCCAGAATACATCTCCATCGTTTTCATCCCAGGCTTTCCACACTGCGAAATCGGAAAGGGATTCCTTTTCATATTCATCATTGGCCACCCGGGCTCCGGGTCTTAGTCCCTCCAGATCAAGGTGAGCCAGTTTGCCGTAACCGGGGAATTTGGCAATAGAAAAGTAATAATTGCCGTCGATTTCATAGGCCAGACCTTTCTCGGCAAGAATCTTTACCATGGCAACCATTTCATCAATATGATCCGTCGCCGCGGGATAGTATTCGGCCCGCTCAATCCGAAGCATATCCAGATCCTCGAAAAAAGCCTTTTTATAGGTTTCGGTATATTCCGTCAGGGTTTTTCCTTCAGCCTTTGATTTCCTGATAGTCTTATCATCGACATCAGTCAGATTCATAACCTGGATAACCTGGTAACCTTTATATTTCAGGAATCGACGCAATAGGTCCTCGAAAATATAGGTCCGGAAATTCCCAATATGGGCATAATCATGAATAGTCGGCCCGCAGGTATACATCCGGACTTTCATATCTTCGACTGGTTTAAATTCCTCCAGTCGGCGTGTAAGCGTATTAGTAACTTTCAGGGTCATAAGCGAATACCTTAATTTTCGGTCAAGACTGCGACTGCTTTTCGATCCAGTTTCTTTATCACCTCGCAAGTCAGCCTGACCACATTATCATAATCATCACGATGGATAATACTGTTATGCGAATGGATATACCTGGTTTCGATGGCTATAAAAATAGTCGGGACACCGGATCGGCTGATATGGAAGGCCCCGCCATCAGTGCCGCCTCTTCTAAGGGATGTCAGATGAAATGGCAGTTTCTTAAGTTCGGCCGTCCTGATAACCAGTTCCCGAAGCCTTTGATTGGGTATCATAGAACCATCATAAACAAGGATTCCCGGACCGCCCCCAAGTTTTTCGGCTCTTTTAAATCCATCGGGGGGAATATCACGGGCCACGCTGACATCGAGAATCAGGGCCACATCAGGATTACTTTCATATGCCGCCGTACGGGCCCCCCGTAAACCAACCTCTTCCTGAACCGTCCCGATCCCCAGGATGGTATTGGGATGATTATTTTTATTGAAATACTTTAGAATATCGGCCACCATGGCGCAACAGACGCGATTATCGAAAGCCTTGGCCATATACAGTTTTTTATTATTCATGATGGCGAAGTTCGAATCCGGAATAATCGGATCGCCGACTCGAATCCCGAGTTTTTTTGCCACATCAAATTTTTCCATGGCACCAACATCGATAAACATATCATCGATATCAAGCACTTTCTTCCGCTCATCTTCCTTAAGCAGATGAGGTGGCGTCGATCCGATAACTCCAAGAACCGGCCCCTTGGAAGTTATTACCCGGACGCGCTGAGCCAGTGCCACATGCCCCCACCAGCCTCCCAGCGGAATAAATTTAATATACCCATCTTCTGTAATTTCACTGACCATGAAACCGATTTCATCCAGATGGCCAACCACCGCCACCCGCGGGCTGTCGGAGGTTCCCTTTTTGGTGCCGATTACGGAGCCCAGTTTATCATAGCTGAGTTTGGCATATTTTTTCAAATGGCGGATCATCACGTCCCGGGCGCCACCTTCATAACCCGATGTTCCATGAGCATCCGTTATTTCTTTTAACAGAATTTCAGTTTGATCCACATCTCCTCCTTATTCTCGACGGCATTAAAATCAAAATATAAGCATATTTCAAAGGATCGTCAATTCAGACTCCGATATGCGCCGGTAATTCAGACAGGGATTTAATTACGGTTAAATCCGATGGCAAGGGATCGGGATAATCCCGCCCCTCCCGATATTTCAGAATCGGCCTGATACCCATCTTTTGAGGTCCCAGACAGTCTTCCTGGTAGCGATCGCCAACAAATACCAGATTTTCGGGTGGAAGGTCAATTAATTTCAGGGCGTGTTGATAAATAGACGGATGCGGTTTCCGGAATCCAAAGGATGATGAAAAGATGGTAAAATCAAAATACGGCAGAAGGCCATATTTTTTTAACTCATCAAGGTGATAATCGGCCGGGAAAATCGTATTGGAAACCAGTCCGATTTTAAATCCTCTTTGCTTCAGTTCTCTCAGAATATGTTGACTATCGGCGAATAATGACAATTGCCTTGAAATCGGCTGATAGAAAGCCCGGAAAAATATTTCAGCCAGCGATTTTTCGCCGTTAATTCCTACCGATTTAAGCAGTTCATTTAGAGCATCGACAACATTCCATTCTCGGAGCGTATCCGCGGCGTATTTCCTGTAGTTCTGCCTTATTTCAAGATGTTTTTCCCAGAAAACATCCCGTGGTGGGACATCAATCCCATCTTTCACCAGAAAACTATAACCGGCATCAAAACACCTGATGTTTAATTCTTCCCATGGAATAGTCTCATATTCCAATAGGGTTGAACCCAGATCAAATAGAACGCCTTTTATTTCGGCCATGCTATTATTTTCTTTACTCAATCGCCGCCCGGCATATTTCCTCGACCAGATCATCGAAACTTATTCCGGCTTCACTAGCCGCCATCGGGGAAAGAGACAGCTCTGTCATACCCGGCAAGGTATTAATTTCGAGGAAATACGGCCGGTTCTTATCATCCAGGATGAAATCGACCCGGGCCAGACCCGCACAACCGATTATATCATAGGCGCGAACTGCCAGATTCTGGATTAATCCGGTGATATTTTCAGGAATTTGCGCCGGGCAAATGTATTGCGATTTGCCTTTGGTATATTTACACTGATAATCATACAGCTCATTGGACGGCACAATCTCCACCAGAGGCAACGGGCGCCCATTCAGAAGAGCGGCCGTGATTTCGCGCCCTTGGATATATTTTTCAACCAGGACTTCCATGGAGACCTCTAAAGCCGCATCAAAGGCGGCCCTGAGGCCTTTCTCATTTTTAACAAGGGTCAGGCCGCAGGTTGAACCGGAATTATTGGGCTTGATAATAACCGGGAAATCGAATTTTGTTTTTATTTCACCCAGGCAATCATTTAGCTTTGCGGGCCTGATATTTTTATACAAAATCCAGCTTGGGGTCGGGATTTCTTCATTATTAAGAATTCGCTTGGTGAAGGCTTTATCCATCGCCACCGCCGATGCCAGCCGTCCGGAACCGGTATATTTAACTCCGGCCAGATCCAGCACCGCCTGAATAGTGCCGTCTTCCCCGGCTCCGCCGTGAAGCCCCAAAAAAACCACATCCAGTTTACCGAATTCATCGCGACTCATCACTTTGGTCAGAGCCAAGCCGCCTCGATCTTTAAGGGCAATTTTCGAGGTCGAGTTTTTATCTTTGACCAGAAGAAACTGTCCCCGACCATCAGTCAGCGATTGACCGGTGGCGGAATCAATAACCGCAACCTGATGACCGCGTCTAACCAGGGCCTCAAAAATAGCGCGAGATGAGGATAGGGAAACATCTCTTTCTTCGGAGTACCCCCCGGCCAAAATCAGAATATTCAATTTCTTTTTCATTTCTTGTACGATTTATATACCTTTACGATAATCAGGGCCGCAACAATCAATATTATAATCGGCCAAACGATTTTCTCATACATATGAAAATAATGCGCAATTGTCTCAAAATTTGTGACAAAAATAAAACTGCTGAAAAGCAGGATAC
Proteins encoded in this region:
- a CDS encoding cysteine--tRNA ligase encodes the protein MTLKVTNTLTRRLEEFKPVEDMKVRMYTCGPTIHDYAHIGNFRTYIFEDLLRRFLKYKGYQVIQVMNLTDVDDKTIRKSKAEGKTLTEYTETYKKAFFEDLDMLRIERAEYYPAATDHIDEMVAMVKILAEKGLAYEIDGNYYFSIAKFPGYGKLAHLDLEGLRPGARVANDEYEKESLSDFAVWKAWDENDGDVFWETELGKGRPGWHLECSVMSMKYLGESFDIHTGGVDNIFPHHENEIAQSEGATGKRFVNYWMHSEHLIVEGRKMSKSFNNFYTLRQILDKGYNALAVRYALMATHYRQQLNFTFEGIEASRNTLERYNDFYQNLKSYSGGNSSGEAGGYVEQFLKEFEEALDDDLNISAALGKVFDFIRDINRLKAENRLSKSEADKSIEAIDKIDSVLDLLQSEENNLDSEIEDMIRKRVEAKKKRDFKTADAIRDQLLERGIILEDTPTGTKWKRKL
- a CDS encoding M42 family metallopeptidase → MIRHLKKYAKLSYDKLGSVIGTKKGTSDSPRVAVVGHLDEIGFMVSEITEDGYIKFIPLGGWWGHVALAQRVRVITSKGPVLGVIGSTPPHLLKEDERKKVLDIDDMFIDVGAMEKFDVAKKLGIRVGDPIIPDSNFAIMNNKKLYMAKAFDNRVCCAMVADILKYFNKNNHPNTILGIGTVQEEVGLRGARTAAYESNPDVALILDVSVARDIPPDGFKRAEKLGGGPGILVYDGSMIPNQRLRELVIRTAELKKLPFHLTSLRRGGTDGGAFHISRSGVPTIFIAIETRYIHSHNSIIHRDDYDNVVRLTCEVIKKLDRKAVAVLTEN
- a CDS encoding HAD family hydrolase is translated as MIWSRKYAGRRLSKENNSMAEIKGVLFDLGSTLLEYETIPWEELNIRCFDAGYSFLVKDGIDVPPRDVFWEKHLEIRQNYRKYAADTLREWNVVDALNELLKSVGINGEKSLAEIFFRAFYQPISRQLSLFADSQHILRELKQRGFKIGLVSNTIFPADYHLDELKKYGLLPYFDFTIFSSSFGFRKPHPSIYQHALKLIDLPPENLVFVGDRYQEDCLGPQKMGIRPILKYREGRDYPDPLPSDLTVIKSLSELPAHIGV
- a CDS encoding D-alanine--D-alanine ligase — encoded protein: MKKKLNILILAGGYSEERDVSLSSSRAIFEALVRRGHQVAVIDSATGQSLTDGRGQFLLVKDKNSTSKIALKDRGGLALTKVMSRDEFGKLDVVFLGLHGGAGEDGTIQAVLDLAGVKYTGSGRLASAVAMDKAFTKRILNNEEIPTPSWILYKNIRPAKLNDCLGEIKTKFDFPVIIKPNNSGSTCGLTLVKNEKGLRAAFDAALEVSMEVLVEKYIQGREITAALLNGRPLPLVEIVPSNELYDYQCKYTKGKSQYICPAQIPENITGLIQNLAVRAYDIIGCAGLARVDFILDDKNRPYFLEINTLPGMTELSLSPMAASEAGISFDDLVEEICRAAIE